From Bradyrhizobium sp. NDS-1, the proteins below share one genomic window:
- a CDS encoding ATP-binding protein — protein MSTIDTGLTLLKSAAGRVSAVNGWMGNAFKGWMPTGLYARALLIMIVPMVVLQSVVAFVFMERHWNTVTRRLSAAVVQDIAALIDVYKGYPQDRDRDQIRRIAQQRLGLVVDFLPAGDMPPPGPKPFFSLLDQTLSVQLGRQIGRSFWIDTVGRSNLVEIRIQLDDAVMRVFAQRSAAYASNSEIFLFWMVGTSSILLIVAVLFLRNQIKPILRLADAAESFGKGREAPNFRPRGAREVRRASVAFLEMKSRIERTMEQRTAMLAGVSHDLRTILTRFKLELALIGDSPELEGMRKDVDEMSMMLEDYLAFARGDSGEQSQPTDMAQALEELRGDAERHGHTATVAFHGLPVVTVKPASFKRCLANLVTNAARYGKSIAIAGQRDHRYLTVTVDDDGPGIPAHLREEVFKPFLRLDNARNQDEGGTGLGLAIARDIARSHGGDITLGDSPMGGLRASVRIPV, from the coding sequence ATGAGCACGATCGATACCGGCCTCACGCTTCTGAAGAGCGCGGCCGGTCGCGTCTCCGCCGTCAATGGCTGGATGGGCAATGCGTTCAAGGGCTGGATGCCGACCGGCCTCTACGCCCGCGCACTCCTCATCATGATCGTGCCGATGGTGGTGCTGCAATCGGTCGTCGCCTTCGTGTTCATGGAGCGGCACTGGAACACGGTGACGCGCAGATTGTCCGCCGCGGTGGTGCAGGACATTGCCGCGCTGATCGACGTCTACAAGGGTTATCCGCAGGACCGGGATCGCGACCAGATCCGCCGCATCGCCCAGCAGCGCCTCGGCCTCGTCGTCGATTTCCTTCCCGCCGGCGACATGCCGCCGCCGGGACCAAAGCCGTTCTTCTCGCTGCTCGACCAGACCCTGTCGGTGCAGCTCGGCCGCCAGATCGGACGCTCGTTCTGGATCGACACGGTCGGCCGCTCCAATCTCGTCGAGATCCGAATCCAGCTCGACGACGCCGTGATGCGCGTGTTCGCGCAGCGCAGCGCAGCCTACGCCTCGAATTCGGAGATCTTCCTGTTCTGGATGGTCGGCACGTCCTCGATCCTGCTGATCGTCGCCGTGCTGTTCCTGCGCAACCAGATCAAGCCGATCCTGCGGCTTGCGGACGCCGCCGAGAGTTTCGGCAAGGGCCGTGAGGCGCCGAACTTCCGCCCACGAGGCGCGCGCGAGGTGCGGCGCGCTTCGGTCGCCTTCCTCGAGATGAAGTCGCGCATCGAGCGCACCATGGAGCAGCGCACCGCGATGCTCGCCGGCGTCAGCCACGATCTGCGCACCATCCTGACCCGCTTCAAGCTCGAGCTGGCGCTGATCGGCGACAGCCCGGAGCTGGAGGGGATGCGCAAGGACGTCGACGAGATGTCGATGATGCTGGAGGACTACCTTGCGTTTGCGCGCGGCGATTCCGGCGAGCAGTCGCAGCCGACCGACATGGCGCAGGCACTGGAGGAATTGCGCGGCGACGCCGAACGCCACGGTCATACCGCGACCGTTGCCTTCCACGGCCTGCCCGTCGTGACAGTGAAGCCGGCCTCGTTCAAGCGCTGCCTTGCCAACCTCGTCACCAACGCGGCGCGCTACGGCAAGAGCATCGCCATCGCCGGTCAGCGCGATCACCGTTATTTGACCGTCACGGTGGACGATGACGGGCCGGGCATTCCCGCGCATTTGCGCGAAGAGGTGTTCAAGCCGTTCCTGCGGCTCGACAACGCCCGCAACCAGGACGAAGGCGGCACGGGCCTCGGCCTCGCCATCGCCCGCGACATCGCCCGCTCGCATGGCGGCGACATCACCCTTGGCGACAGTCCGATGGGGGGGCTAAGGGCGAGTGTGAGGATCCCGGTGTAG